One window from the genome of Spirochaetota bacterium encodes:
- a CDS encoding MBL fold metallo-hydrolase, with protein sequence MGQYGDRKNNIRDGGDGQGESEEMIVRFWGVRGSIPVPGLHTAVYGGNTSCIEIRNEESIFIIDAGSGIRLLGDKIISSYPKYDINLFLTHTHWDHIQGLPFFSPIFDYRYKIMIHGPSMLGKLKNMISGQMGYIYFPVKIDDLSSYLEFRELETETFKIGNTKISTIYLYHPIACLGYSFEYNGKKVVTMFDFEIDVGREAIVLGDYFKQMLRIVGKENIPSEDYILDFAKNADLLVLDAQYTKSEYLSKKGWGHSSIPSAINFGIKAKAKKVILFHLDPGRKDEDMMLIEHYIENYFKMKGVNYKVYVAREGMEIEV encoded by the coding sequence ATGGGTCAATATGGAGATAGAAAAAATAATATCCGAGATGGGGGGGATGGCCAAGGAGAGTCAGAAGAAATGATCGTAAGGTTCTGGGGAGTCAGAGGCTCAATACCAGTTCCAGGTCTTCATACAGCAGTATATGGCGGCAATACATCTTGTATTGAAATAAGAAATGAAGAATCCATATTCATTATTGACGCAGGTTCTGGGATAAGACTACTAGGGGACAAAATAATTTCTTCCTATCCAAAGTATGATATAAATCTGTTCCTAACTCATACCCACTGGGATCACATACAGGGGCTACCATTCTTCTCACCTATATTCGACTACAGATACAAAATAATGATACATGGACCTAGTATGCTTGGGAAACTTAAAAACATGATAAGCGGTCAGATGGGCTACATATACTTTCCTGTCAAAATAGATGACCTGTCATCATACCTTGAGTTTAGAGAACTTGAAACAGAAACTTTTAAGATAGGAAACACAAAAATATCTACTATATACCTTTATCATCCTATCGCTTGTCTTGGATATTCTTTTGAATACAACGGCAAAAAGGTAGTAACAATGTTTGATTTTGAAATAGATGTAGGTAGAGAAGCGATAGTTTTAGGAGATTACTTTAAACAGATGTTAAGAATAGTTGGAAAGGAAAACATACCTTCCGAAGACTACATACTTGACTTTGCTAAAAACGCCGACTTACTAGTGCTAGACGCTCAATACACAAAGTCTGAATATCTTTCAAAAAAAGGATGGGGACATTCCTCCATTCCTAGTGCAATCAACTTTGGTATAAAAGCCAAAGCAAAGAAAGTAATTCTATTCCACCTAGACCCCGGAAGAAAAGATGAGGATATGATGCTAATTGAACATTACATTGAAAACTACTTTAAAATGAAAGGTGTTAATTACAAAGTATATGTTGCAAGAGAAGGTATGGAAATTGAAGTATAG
- a CDS encoding DUF2723 domain-containing protein, with translation MPNITNPFISEKIYQNYQFYSYRVRDFFIGLGVFIVVFVNYLLTLTPSVAAGDHGELATTTYSFGAPHPSGYPIFAILGKFFTYFPFGNVAYRINMMSAFAGAATSFVFFLFALKILGITRKPDIIRNTQGLDLRIYIPAILSALMLGFSNLLWDQSIIGEVYSLHSLLNGLVLIVFMFWYEDVIFNYYHTKEPYIGSRYLILLFFTMGLSLTDHHLSAGYIIPISVIIVLVVFSALWGKVSFKWGDLLSTKYLLIIGFMVSLVIAIVLFYYNGWKVIGPISPQQAYIITFAPLVPILFAGLAGYLYPVKQEDKWVRDILQTSFWGLLLFMIPIVVFYGYLWIRSVAIYDMPEAEIRILTWGEIRTLDVLWTHIMRKQYGGISGTPLYYNLVQLWDLAKIHFQQFYIILYILLIPGIIGLLKKDMNFSFSILFIWLTFVALFALFVQGEPVERSRAFWSVFLLQSYFIVALFIAQGMQTTMDWVEKLVTKRT, from the coding sequence ATGCCCAATATAACAAACCCATTCATATCTGAAAAGATATACCAGAACTACCAGTTCTACTCATACAGAGTTAGAGATTTCTTTATTGGACTTGGGGTGTTTATTGTAGTATTTGTAAACTATCTTCTAACGCTAACACCTTCCGTAGCAGCAGGAGACCACGGAGAGTTAGCAACTACAACCTACTCTTTCGGCGCTCCACATCCCTCCGGATATCCTATCTTTGCGATACTCGGTAAGTTCTTCACATACTTTCCGTTTGGAAACGTCGCTTACAGAATTAATATGATGTCAGCATTTGCAGGCGCAGCAACTTCATTCGTATTCTTCTTATTTGCCCTAAAAATACTTGGAATAACAAGAAAGCCTGACATTATTAGAAATACACAGGGACTTGACTTAAGGATATACATTCCAGCAATCTTATCTGCGTTGATGTTGGGTTTTTCAAACCTTCTCTGGGACCAATCAATAATAGGAGAAGTTTATTCTTTACATAGTTTGCTAAACGGTTTGGTTCTGATAGTCTTCATGTTCTGGTACGAGGATGTCATATTTAACTACTATCACACAAAGGAACCCTACATCGGCAGTAGATATCTAATCCTACTATTTTTCACGATGGGATTAAGCCTTACTGACCACCATCTATCAGCAGGTTATATAATACCTATAAGTGTTATAATAGTTCTGGTTGTATTTTCTGCACTATGGGGTAAGGTATCATTCAAATGGGGTGATTTACTATCAACAAAATACCTTCTAATAATTGGGTTTATGGTATCACTTGTGATAGCAATAGTGTTGTTCTACTACAACGGCTGGAAGGTTATAGGTCCTATTTCACCACAACAGGCTTATATAATTACCTTTGCTCCTTTAGTTCCTATCCTATTCGCAGGACTAGCTGGGTATCTATACCCTGTCAAACAGGAAGACAAATGGGTAAGAGATATTCTTCAAACATCCTTCTGGGGGTTGTTATTATTTATGATACCAATAGTAGTATTTTACGGATACCTATGGATAAGAAGTGTTGCAATATATGATATGCCAGAGGCAGAGATAAGGATACTAACATGGGGTGAGATAAGGACACTTGATGTTCTATGGACACACATAATGAGAAAACAATATGGAGGTATATCAGGCACACCTCTTTACTACAACCTAGTTCAGTTATGGGATCTTGCGAAAATACACTTCCAGCAGTTTTACATAATACTTTATATACTCCTAATACCCGGTATAATAGGACTGCTCAAAAAAGATATGAACTTTTCATTTTCAATATTATTCATATGGCTTACATTCGTTGCACTATTTGCACTTTTTGTTCAAGGTGAGCCTGTTGAGAGATCTAGAGCCTTTTGGAGTGTATTCCTACTACAATCATACTTTATCGTAGCATTGTTTATCGCTCAAGGTATGCAAACAACTATGGATTGGGTTGAAAAACTTGTAACTAAACGAACCTAA
- a CDS encoding protein-glutamate O-methyltransferase CheR produces the protein MEEVIDKELLDKYIQLIHDWSGIYFTNSNVSVLKRKILSQSKQEGLSPHAYYEVILRDEDKLTSFIDSITTNFTKFFRHYEQFEFIKNKVIPELSIKREQQGLSKIKIWSAGCATGEEPYSLLISALESFEENNIRMRVEVIASDISLKCLEIAQKGIYSEEKLHDVPKIIIDKYFTRLDQGKFAIKEEFKKYVRFDYHNLLFDNGIRGVDVVMCRNVLIYMDEESAKRIVDNIYTSLHSDGYLFLSPTESLFGLSDKFKSFKELNLFYYHKA, from the coding sequence ATGGAAGAAGTCATAGACAAAGAACTACTGGATAAATATATACAACTGATACACGACTGGAGTGGGATATATTTTACCAACAGTAATGTATCTGTCTTGAAGAGAAAAATACTTTCTCAGTCAAAACAAGAGGGATTATCACCACATGCTTATTATGAGGTTATACTAAGGGATGAGGATAAACTAACTTCATTTATTGATAGCATAACGACAAATTTTACTAAATTTTTTAGACACTATGAACAGTTTGAGTTTATAAAGAATAAAGTAATACCTGAACTATCAATAAAGAGAGAGCAACAAGGGCTATCAAAGATAAAGATATGGAGTGCTGGCTGTGCAACAGGTGAGGAACCGTACTCACTGCTTATATCTGCTCTGGAGTCATTTGAAGAGAACAATATAAGAATGCGAGTTGAGGTCATAGCATCAGATATAAGCCTGAAGTGTCTTGAGATAGCACAAAAAGGTATATACTCTGAGGAGAAACTTCACGATGTTCCAAAAATAATCATTGATAAATACTTTACAAGATTAGATCAAGGCAAATTTGCAATAAAAGAGGAATTCAAGAAGTATGTTAGATTTGACTATCACAACTTACTTTTTGATAATGGCATAAGAGGAGTAGATGTAGTAATGTGTAGAAATGTGCTTATATATATGGATGAAGAATCTGCCAAGAGGATAGTTGATAACATCTATACATCACTACATAGCGATGGTTATTTATTCTTAAGTCCTACTGAAAGCCTATTTGGTCTTTCAGACAAGTTTAAATCATTCAAAGAACTCAATCTTTTTTACTATCACAAGGCCTAA